A window of Euwallacea fornicatus isolate EFF26 chromosome 25, ASM4011564v1, whole genome shotgun sequence contains these coding sequences:
- the LOC136346884 gene encoding uncharacterized protein: MTVFVRGLDNTDERVNVEKALTERMQGIAKNELSVRELRPMWGCMQACTIRIKERWGNILLKNPNIKIGWAVCRVERRVNLRKCLRCWEMGHVIAECKGEERKGCCYRCGKKGHKKKTCEAKEWCVLCELEGHMTETGRCG; encoded by the coding sequence ATGACTGTGTTTGTTAGAGGGTTGGATAATACGGATGAAAGGGTAAATGTGGAAAAGGCGCTGACTGAGAGGATGCAAGGGATAGCTAAGAATGAACTTAGTGTGAGAGAGTTAAGGCCTATGTGGGGATGCATGCAAGCATGCACAATTAGGATAAAGGAGAGATGGGGGAACATTCTTCTGAAAAATCCCAACATCAAGATTGGATGGGCAGTATGTAGAGTTGAGAGGCGAGTGAATTTGAGGAAGTGTTTAAGGTGCTGGGAGATGGGACATGTGATTGCGGAATGTAAAGGAGAAGAGAGAAAGGGATGCTGTTATAGGTGTGGAAAAAAGGGACATAAAAAGAAGACATGTGAGGCGAAAGAGTGGTGCGTGTTGTGTGAGTTGGAGGGACATATGACTGAGACTGGGAGATGTGGATAA